TTGCCTTTGAGCAGATCCGAGTGCCGGTGGTCTGTGCGCTGACGGGTGCTGCAATTGGAGCGGGTGCGTCGATCGCCATAGCCGCTGACCTGACGGTAATGGGCGAGGGCGCGCGGCTGGCTTACCCAGAGATCGTTCACGGCATGGTGCCCAGCTTGGTGATAGGCCATTTGCAAAAGCGCATAGGGCGCAAGCAGGCGTTCGACCTGTTGGCGACAGGCGATCCGGTGTACGCGCCACAAGCGTTGGCACTGGGTCTGGCCAGCCGAGTGCTGCCGGATGCCGATGTTCTGGAGGGCGCCAGGACACTGGCGCGCAGCCTCGCCAGTCGGGATCGGCGCACCATGCGGGAGACCAAGGAGCTCTTTGTCACCACCCTCCCGCTGTCGCTGCCGGATGCGCTGCGCGCAGGACGCGAGGCGGGGCGCATGCGCCAGGCGAGAGCCGCACAAGCGGCGCTGCAAGCACAAACCTGATGCGTCGCAAGACCGTCGATTTCTACCAACAGGAGACTGAACAATGAAACCTCTCGC
The sequence above is a segment of the Hydrogenophaga sp. BPS33 genome. Coding sequences within it:
- a CDS encoding enoyl-CoA hydratase/isomerase family protein, which gives rise to MQHQNLLIDDADGVRTLTIHRPERRNAMDSTLAAALLNALREADMAPIVGAVLLTATGSVFCAGADLGEFKGERADPDAESRRSDLFLELQLAFEQIRVPVVCALTGAAIGAGASIAIAADLTVMGEGARLAYPEIVHGMVPSLVIGHLQKRIGRKQAFDLLATGDPVYAPQALALGLASRVLPDADVLEGARTLARSLASRDRRTMRETKELFVTTLPLSLPDALRAGREAGRMRQARAAQAALQAQT